One window from the genome of Salvelinus fontinalis isolate EN_2023a chromosome 3, ASM2944872v1, whole genome shotgun sequence encodes:
- the LOC129851206 gene encoding caM kinase-like vesicle-associated protein, with product MPFGCLTLGEKKDYNNPSEVTDKYDLGQIVKSEEFCEIFRAKDKNTLKMFTCKKFLKKDGRKVRKAAKNEILILKMVKHHNILQLVDVFETRKEYFLFLELATGREVFDWILDQGYYSERDTSNVVRQVLEAVAYLHSQRIVHRNLKLENLVYFNRLKHSKIVISDFHLAKLENGLIKDPCGTPEYLAPEVVGRQRYGRPVDCWAIGVIVYILLSGNPPFYDEMEDDDYDNHDKTLFRKILSGDYEFDSPYWDDISDSAKSLVASLMEVEQDQRLTAQEAINHEWISGNAASDKNIRDGVCGQIEKNFAKAKWKKAVRVTTMMKMLRAPEQRDSGASSPVPGGSTCPVTSSNTPVHSADAPEGTPVSTEATVTLQVPDSQNSHAIITPDEPEADPLQRCNGDAAVPLQTPPQTQDDQNG from the exons ATGCCATTTGGCTGTTTGACACTCGGGGAGAAGAAGGATTACAACAATCCCTCAGAGGTGACTGATAAATATGACCTGGGACAAATTGTCAAATC GGAGGAGTTCTGTGAGATCTTCAGAGCAAAGGACAAGAACACACTCAAAATGTTCACCTGTAAAAAGTTTCTGAAAAAGGATGGGAGGAAAGTGAGAAAAGCTGCCAAGAATGAGATCCTGATCTTGAAGAT GGTTAAACATCATAACATCCTCCAGCTGGTTGATGTCTTTGAAACTAGGAAGGAGTACTTCCTCTTCCTGGAGCT AGCTACAGGCAGAGAGGTCTTTGACTGGATCTTAGACCAAGGCTACTACTCAGAGAGGGACACCAGCAACGTTGTCAGACAGGTGTTGGAAGCTGTGGCCTATCTGCACTCCCAGAGAATCGTCCACAGGAACCTCAAG CTGGAGAACTTGGTGTACTTCAATCGCCTGAAGCACTCCAAAATAGTGATCAGTGACTTCCATCTGGCCAAGCTGGAGAACGGACTCATCAAGGACCCCTGTGGAACGCCAGAGTACCTTG CTCCTGAGGTGGTGGGACGTCAGAGGTATGGAAGGCCAGTGGACTGCTGGGCCATCGGGGTCATTGTGTATATTCT CCTGTCTGGAAACCCCCCTTTCTATGACGAAATGGAAGATGACGACTATGATAATCACGACAAGACTCTTTTCCGCAAGATTCTGTCAGGAGACTATGAGTTTGACTCACCGTACTGGGATGATATCTCTGACTCAG CAAAAAGCCTGGTGGCAAGTCTGATGGAAGTGGAGCAGGATCAAAGACTGACTGCACAGGAGGCCATCAACCATGAATG GATTTCTGGGAATGCAGCGTCCGATAAGAACATCAGGGATGGAGTGTGTGGGCAAATTGAAAAGAACTTTGCCAAAGCCAAGTGGAAG AAAGCTGTACGGGTCACAACAATGATGAAGATGCTTCGAGCTCCAGAACAGAGGGACTCAGGGGCCTCCAGCCCGGTTCCAGGGGGCTCTACATGCCCTGTCACCTCCAGCAACACTCCAGTACACTCAGCTGATGCTCCTGAGGGCACCCCTGTCAGCACAGAGGCCACGGTCACCCTCCAGGTCCCTGACTCACAGAATTCACACGCCATCATCACTCCTGATGAGCCAGAGGCAGATCCCCTGCAACGGTGTAACGGGGACGCCGCAGTGCCCCTCCAAACACCCCCACAAACACAGGACGATCAGAATGGCTAG